One Candidatus Neomarinimicrobiota bacterium DNA segment encodes these proteins:
- the purE gene encoding 5-(carboxyamino)imidazole ribonucleotide mutase yields the protein MNDKLHLVAILSGSVSDAENVKATEEYLDYFGVSYESKVLSAHRNPTDVAEYVSKARSKGFKCIIAQAGMAAHLAGVVAAHTTLPVIGVPLSSSHLNGIDALYSTVQMPAGIPVATMAIGKAGAKNAAIFAVEILAVDDENLQDKLKEFRAKGAKL from the coding sequence ATGAACGATAAATTACATTTAGTAGCAATTCTTTCCGGAAGCGTGTCAGACGCAGAAAATGTGAAAGCCACCGAAGAATATTTGGATTATTTTGGCGTTAGCTACGAATCTAAAGTTCTGTCTGCTCATCGAAATCCGACTGATGTGGCAGAATATGTGTCGAAAGCTCGCTCAAAGGGATTCAAGTGTATAATCGCACAGGCGGGGATGGCAGCGCATCTTGCAGGTGTAGTAGCCGCGCATACAACTTTGCCCGTTATCGGAGTGCCGCTGTCAAGTTCACATTTAAACGGAATAGATGCATTGTATTCCACTGTTCAGATGCCGGCGGGAATTCCCGTGGCAACTATGGCGATTGGAAAAGCGGGAGCAAAAAATGCGGCGATATTCGCAGTTGAAATATTGGCGGTTGACGATGAAAATTTACAAGACAAACTTAAAGAATTCAGGGCAAAAGGCGCAAAACTTTAA
- the rfbD gene encoding dTDP-4-dehydrorhamnose reductase gives MDSKYQDKMRVLVFGANGLLGQKLLAEMNSSYQIIAVGKGKKTYKNSKNIDYHQGDITDSGRVNEIIRSTNPGVIVNAAAYTNVDGCEANKENCWKTNVEGVENIVKVARHVNAKLIHISTDYVFDGEDGPYPEEALPSPACYYGRSKLASENVINGSSIKYAIIRTNVLYGNAVPARASFVSWVQKELSQGNKIRVVNDQFSNPTLANDLAACILRIIQLEAEGLFNYAGADYLNRFEFAQIIADKFDYPQELIFPIKTEDLGQIANRPKKAGLRTEKARDTLGLKILGIAHGMDIMISEMNG, from the coding sequence ATGGATAGCAAATATCAGGATAAAATGAGAGTTTTAGTTTTTGGAGCTAACGGTCTTCTCGGTCAGAAGCTGTTGGCTGAAATGAATAGTTCTTACCAGATAATTGCCGTCGGAAAAGGAAAAAAGACCTATAAGAATTCGAAAAATATTGATTATCATCAAGGAGATATTACGGATTCCGGAAGGGTAAATGAAATTATCAGATCAACCAATCCGGGAGTGATAGTTAACGCAGCTGCATATACAAATGTAGATGGCTGTGAGGCGAACAAAGAAAATTGCTGGAAGACAAACGTTGAGGGAGTTGAAAATATCGTTAAGGTTGCAAGACATGTGAACGCAAAATTAATCCATATTTCAACAGATTACGTTTTTGATGGTGAAGACGGGCCGTATCCTGAAGAGGCTTTGCCTTCGCCCGCCTGCTATTATGGACGGTCAAAACTTGCATCGGAAAATGTTATCAACGGCTCAAGCATCAAATATGCGATTATCAGAACGAACGTACTATATGGAAATGCCGTACCCGCCAGGGCAAGTTTCGTTAGTTGGGTTCAAAAGGAATTATCACAGGGGAATAAAATCAGAGTTGTAAACGACCAGTTCAGTAACCCCACTTTAGCTAATGATCTCGCGGCTTGCATATTGCGAATTATCCAATTGGAGGCTGAGGGATTGTTTAATTACGCAGGCGCAGATTATCTGAACCGATTTGAATTCGCGCAGATAATCGCCGATAAGTTTGATTATCCTCAGGAGTTAATATTTCCCATAAAAACCGAAGACCTTGGTCAGATTGCCAACAGACCCAAAAAAGCCGGATTGCGAACCGAAAAGGCAAGAGACACACTCGGGCTGAAAATACTCGGGATTGCACATGGAATGGATATAATGATTTCGGAGATGAATGGATGA